The Lucilia cuprina isolate Lc7/37 chromosome 5, ASM2204524v1, whole genome shotgun sequence genome includes a window with the following:
- the LOC111675107 gene encoding flap endonuclease GEN, with amino-acid sequence MGVKDLWSILTPHAERKPICELRGKTVAIDLAGWVCESLNVVDYFVHPRHHLKNLFFRTCYLIWEEVTPVFVLEGVAPKLKSQVIEKRNEIQFRGVKPKEAPSSQSQTDTQKSSNSDKGRTRFNHVLKQCENLLLAMGIQCVQGPGEAEAYCAFLNSKGLVDGVISQDSDCFAYGAIRVYRNFSVSSQGALAAQGGAVDIYDMRNICSKMDFGQNKVIAMALLCGCDYCPDGIGGVGRDGVLKLFNKYKNDEILKRIRSWRLEDDKYTALEMRIDDKTICSNCGHLGRTQSHTKNGCGVCRTHRGCDESLWKEERLSIKAELAMRKKALADPKFPSEEIIDEFLKQPTDVPKLQLHWRQPNMVKFIRQVGHLLQWPEIYCFQKFFPILTRWQVLNAQRLKEFPTAVMYVTPKEIIKKRVVKGIASLELLWQDEKGIFNGLIPDNQLQEFLADNPKGLQDLWSTVEPFDKLEIAYPLLVEAFLKSKEKPRKVTKKSAKTKLKLNEGQPLGSLENLNDLIEATNDIAKTLKPKRQTNRTKKVNSKQGLQMIDRFFKQKIDDDLEEGKQKTPIKSGYKSVQQCSTPITTNIPSDLESDIDDDAFNISDIVNCIVGKTNKSFTMTSHKGKQLRYEAMPQDLSILLDENKPISTEMEGCLDDLDLMREKRLLSNSFRKSTNNNEKRMSLDDSFDILVKMGNSKHLNLNDRKTEINRRVSTIVDRFKQKQRISLNVTNNPVEEQFVDDDKNVSYFFNNSIQQENCDVFERLMETSLAKKSNICDDDDDDDFVILSD; translated from the exons ATGGGAGTAAAAGATTTATGGAGTATCTTAACACCTCATGCTGAACGTAAGCCCATATGTGAGCTACGTGGCAAAACTGTAGCAATTGATCTTGCAGGATGGGTCTGCGAAAGTCTCAATGTTGTAGACTATTTCGTGCATCCTAGACATCATTTGAA aaatttattttttcgcaCTTGTTATTTAATATGGGAAGAGGTTACTCCTGTTTTTGTACTAGAAGGTGTAGCTCCCAAATTAAAAAGCCAAGTTATTGAAAAACGTAATGAAATTCAATTTCGTGGCGTTAAACCAAAAGAGGCTCCAAGCAGCCAAAGTCAAACAGATACACAAAAGTCATCAAATAGTGATAAAGGCCGAACGCGATTCAATCATGTATTGAAACAGTGTGAAAATCTATTATTGGCAATGGGAATACAATGTGTTCAGGGACCTGGCGAAGCTGAAGCATATTGTGCATTTCTTAATTCGAAAGGg ttagtCGACGGTGTTATAAGTCAAGATTCCGATTGTTTTGCTTACGGAGCCATACGTGTCTATCGAAATTTTTCTGTATCCTCACAGGGCGCCTTGGCAGCACAAGGAGGAGCAGTTGATATCTACGATATGAGAAATATTTGTTCTAAAAtgg atTTTGGTCAAAATAAAGTCATAGCCATGGCTTTACTGTGCGGTTGTGACTATTGTCCTGATGGCATAGGTGGAGTTGGCCGTGATGGtgttttaaaactgtttaacaaatacaaaaatgatGAGATACTTAAACGTATACGTTCCTGGCGGCTCGAAGATGATAAATATACAGCATTGGAAATGAGAATAGATGATAAGACAATTTGTTCGAATTGCGGTCATCTGGGACGTACACAAAGTCATACTAAAAATGGTTGTGGTGTTTGTCGTACCCATCGTGGTTGTGATGAAAGTTTATGGAA AGAAGAACGTCTATCTATAAAAGCTGAATTGGCAATGCGTAAAAAGGCGTTAGCAGATCCTAAATTTCCATCCGAAGAAATCATTGATGAATTCCTTAAACAACCAACAGATGTTCCAAAATTGCAGTTGCATTGGCGCCAACCGAATATGGTAAAATTCATTAGGCAGGTTGGACATCTATTACAATGGCCAGAAATTTATTGCTTTCAAAAATTCTTTCCTATTTTAACAAGATGGCAAGTTTTGAATGCTCAACGTTTGAAGGAATTTCCCACAGCTGTAATGTATGTTACacctaaagaaattataaagaaaCGTGTGGTAAAAGGTATCGCAAGCTTAGAATTATTGTGGCAAGATGAGAAGGGAATTTTTAATGGTTTAATACCAGATAATCAACTACAGGAATTTTTAGCCGACAATCCTAAAGGCTTGCAGGACCTTTGGTCTACTGTTGAACCCTTTGATAAGTTAGAAATTGCTTACCCACTACTGGTGGAGGCATTcttaaaatcaaaagaaaaaccgAGAAAAGTTACgaaaaaatctgcaaaaactAAGCTAAAATTGAATGAAGGCCAACCTTTAGGCTCATTAGAAAATCTAAACGATCTTATAGAGGCTACTAATGATATTGCCAAAACTTTAAAGCCAAAAAGACAAACCAACAGGACAAAAAAGGTTAATTCGAAGCAAGGTTTACAAATGATTGATagattttttaagcaaaaaattgaTGATGATTTAGAggaaggaaaacaaaaaactccTATTAAGTCGGGGTACAAATCTGTCCAACAATGTTCTACGCCCATAACAACAAACATACCCTCGGATTTAGAAAGTGATATTGATGATGACGCTTTCAATATATCAGATATTGTTAATTGTATTGTGGGAAAAACAAATAAGTCTTTTACTATGACCTCCCACAAAGGCAAGCAACTTCGCTATGAAGCAATGCCACAGGATTTGAGCATTTTATTAGATGAAAATAAACCGATTTCTACTGAAATGGAAGGATGTCTTGATGATTTGGATTTAATGAGAGAAAAACGTTTGCTTTCGAATTCCTTTCGTAAATCAACAAATAATAATGAGAAACGTATGTCTCTTGATGATAGCTtcgatattttagttaaaatgggCAAcagtaaacatttaaatttaaatgatagGAAAACTGAAATCAATCGTCGTGTATCGACCATTGTAGatcgttttaaacaaaaacaacgcaTCAGtttaaatgttacaaataaCCCCGTTGAGGAACAATTTGTTGATGATGATAAAAATGtaagttattttttcaataacagcaTACAGCAAGAAAATTGTGATGTTTTTGAGAGACTCATGGAAACTAGTTTagctaaaaaatcaaatatttgtgatgatgatgatgatgatgattttgtaattttaagtgATTAA
- the LOC111675104 gene encoding mini-chromosome maintenance complex-binding protein, which translates to MFVKSESLNIQLPQSPEEFAGPKNAEFNKLLENPKLWSSVPLLNYTPLHQLKDNTLVRFRGMIQDMQDPEIYLERYECKKSDGSGTRIQEGKYRDCLLLERGEEVVYDSSSNVQGERRTLFVISIPGINDWTKEYEENSNKANLPVINIEQRENVAEGAKKRSAPLDDEMEIDRPDSITQVENKSSVEATTRPKVDTANEQQSNSSKNTALGAEYLLNSPIPERPSKACMIKVYKDFDTYTLNTVVDVIGFLSVDPSLDASSMEVDNFESTTEIQALNPPPSLIPRLHAIAVHNLPHVNPLMDLRLPMVASNKENINIQVVQKDLRMLLTLCLFNDDLAADYLLSHLISTVYSRCELQSIGKFSLNICNIPKEALADYTKQLYEILELIIPASHYLPMTLDTMNTAAFVPKKDYETNKLVSGLLQLAPQTHLILDETHMQQGKLEANGVMGIQSIAHLINHQQIKCNFQYYDIDYNVDIPVLVLSEGRSMLPSDISLPLKTNTESIQLITETLKAAHHYLNQNSRLDQFRRFLTLAKTSQFSMNPDDTEMIQNDFVEMRKADSVTNADDLHSLLVLSRLLAIAQGKEILDKESWNMAKEMETKRRQRLSELPKSTLRSRQ; encoded by the exons aTGTTTGTAAAAAGTGAATCGTTAAACATACAACTACCACAATCTCCCGAAGAATTTGCTGGTCCAAAAAATGcagaatttaataaacttcttgAAAATCCCAAGCTATGGTCTAGTGTACCATTGTTAAATTACACTCCTTTACATCAGTTAAAAGACAATACATTAGTAAGATTTAGAGGTATGATACAGGATATGCAAGATCCAGAAATATATCTGGAACGATACGAATGCAAGAAATCAGATGGTTCTGGAACTCGCATACAAGAGGGTAAATATAGAGATTGCCTATTGTTGGAGCGAGGCGAAGAAGTAGTCTATGACTCAAGTTCGAATGTACAGGGTGAGAGAAGAACTTTATTTGTTATCTCTATACCGGGAATAAATGACTGGACGAAAGAGTATGAGGAAAACAGCAACAAAGCAAATTTGCCGGTAATAAATATAGAACAACGTGAAAATGTCGCTGAAGGAGCGAAAAAGAGATCAGCTCCACTAGACGATGAAATGGAAATTGATCGTCCAGATAGCATAACTCAAGTTGAAAACAAATCAAGTGTAGAAGCTACAACACGTCCGAAAGTCGATACTGCAAATGAACAGCAGTCAAACTCTTCCAAAAATACTGCCTTAGGTGCTGagtatttgttaaattctccCATACCTGAAAGACCCAGTAAAGCATGTATGATTAAAGTATATAAAGACTTCGATACATATACCCTCAATACGGTTGTTGATGTCATTGGTTTTCTATCAGTAGATCCTTCACTTGATGCCTCTAGCATGGAGGTGGATAATTTTGAAAGTACTACAGAAATACAAGCCCTTAATCCTCCTCCATCTTTAATACCCAGATTACATGCTATAGCCGTTCATAATTTACCTCATGTCAATCCCCTAATGGATCTACGTTTACCCATGGTAGCTAGTAACAAGgaaaacataaacatacaagTTGTACAGAAAGATCTACGCATGCTTTTAACTTTATGTCTTTTCAATGATGACTTGGCTGCAGATTATTTGCTATCACATCTCATATCAACAGTTTATAGTCGTTGTGAATTACAAAGTATTGGTAAATTTTCTCTTAACATTTGCAACATTCCCAAAGAGGCATTGGCGGATTACACAAAACAATTGTATGAAATACTCGAATTAATAATACCCGCAAGTCATTATTTACCCATGACTTTGGATACAATGAATACCGCTGCATTTGTTCCTAA AAAAGATTACGAAACAAATAAATTGGTATCCGGTTTATTGCAATTGGCACCACAGACTCATTTAATACTTGATGAGACTCATATGCAACAGGGAAAATTAGAAGCCAATGGAGTTATGGGAATACAAAGCATTGCTCATCTTATAAATCATcaacaaattaaatgcaattTCCAATACTATGATATAGATTATAATGTAGATATACCAGTGTTGGTGCTGAGTGAGGGACGAAGCATGTTGCCG AGCGACATATCATTGCCCCTTAAAACCAACACAGAGTCTATACAACTAATAACTGAAACATTAAAGGCGGCACATCATTATCTTAATCAAAATTCACGTCTTGATCAATTTCGTCGCTTCTTAACGTTGGCAAAAACTTCTCAATTTTCTATGAATCCGGATGATACTGAAATGATACAAAATGATTTCGTTGAAATGCGCAAGGCTGATTCAGTCACAAACGCAGATGATTTACATTCTCTTTTGGTACTGTCGCGTCTATTGGCTATTGCCCAGGGCAAAGAAATACTCGATAAGGAATCTTGGAATATGGCTAAGGAAATGGAAACAAAACGGCGTCAACGTTTAAGTGAGCTACCAAAATCTACATTGCGTTCGCgccaataa